From Marinobacter alexandrii:
AGGAACGATTACATGCTTTTTAATTTACTTAAGTTGTAAAAAGTAGGATGGAGGATATTAAAGATATAGGAGAGTTAAAGGGAAAAATACTCGTCTTTGGAGGGGTATACAGTAATCTTCAAGCGTTAAATGAATTGAAGAAGATTGCTTATCGGGAGAATATTGAGCCATCAAACATCATCTGTACTGGAGATATTGTAGGGTATTGTGCCCAGCCGGATGAATGCCTACGTAATATTAAAGACTGGAGTGTTCATTCCATTCTTGGAAATGTAGAAGAAAACATCCGAAATGGAGATGAAGATTGCGGCTGCAATTTTGATGAAGGAACGCGTTGCGACATGTTCTCAAGGCAATGGTATCCCTTTGCATACAATGCAATTTCTCAAGAAATGAAAGATTGGCTAGGTGAAATACCTCAACATCTTCGATTTGTTTATGCTGGAAAGAAAGCTTTAGTAATACATGGCGGACTAAAAGATATATCACAGTTCATTTTTCACTCAACTGATTGGAAAATAAAAAAGGACATAATCGATGAAGCAGGAGTTGACTTAATTATTGGGGGACACAGCGGATTGCCTTTTAGCTGCTCAGAAAATGGAAGGTATTGGCTAAATGCTGGAGTGATTGGGATGCCTGCCAATGATGGAACCCCCAGAGTATGGTATATGATTCTAAATGATGAAAATGAATTCACTTTTCGTCATCATTCTTTTGAATACCCACATCAGGAAACTGCTCGATTGATGAGAGAGCAGAAACTGCCTGCATCGTATGCTGAAACATTATCCAGCGGAATTTGGGATAACTGTGAAATTCTTCCAGATGAAGAGACGAACAAGCAAGGAATACCAATTAATTGATCACCACATCTTTTAAGTATTGTGAAAAGGCTAAGAAGTATTCTGATGAATAGTTGTTACTAACGAAAAGAGTGTTTCTGTTTTCTGAATAGATTAGATCAGTTGTGTATTATAAATTTTAGATCTACCTTCTCATATGTTTAATCTATAATTTAATAAGCTATGAGAAAATTATCTTTTCTACTATTAATTGCAGCAGCGAGTATGCTGTTAAGTTCTAGCAAATCAGTTAGCA
This genomic window contains:
- a CDS encoding metallophosphoesterase family protein, which gives rise to MEDIKDIGELKGKILVFGGVYSNLQALNELKKIAYRENIEPSNIICTGDIVGYCAQPDECLRNIKDWSVHSILGNVEENIRNGDEDCGCNFDEGTRCDMFSRQWYPFAYNAISQEMKDWLGEIPQHLRFVYAGKKALVIHGGLKDISQFIFHSTDWKIKKDIIDEAGVDLIIGGHSGLPFSCSENGRYWLNAGVIGMPANDGTPRVWYMILNDENEFTFRHHSFEYPHQETARLMREQKLPASYAETLSSGIWDNCEILPDEETNKQGIPIN